In Caballeronia sp. SBC1, the DNA window CGGACCCGTCGCAGATCAACGCGCCTGCCGTGGTCTTCCTGATGTGGTTGCTGATCGTATATCTCGCTATGGTCTACGGCCCGATGGCGGCATTCATGGTCGAACTCTTTCCCGCGTGAATTCGCTACACCTCTCTCTCACTTCCGTTCCATCTCGGATCTGGCTGGTTCGGCGGCATGTTGCCGTTCGTGGTCTCCGCGATGGCAGTCGAAAACGGGAATGTGTACTTCGGCCTGTGGTACCCGATCGTGATTGCAGGCATGTCCGTGATAGTCGGCGTGCTCTTCGTTCCTGAAACGTTTCGTCGGGACATCTCGCAGTGAAGCGGGTTTCCAGCTGCCGCAGAAAATCGTTCGGCGCGGTTGCCTCGACCGAAATCCAGGCACATGCACCGTGCACGGTTGATGTCTGGCGACCACTTGATGCCAGAGCCGTGGCGGTCCCTGATCAGCAGGGGAACTGGCGTCTTAAGATGGCGGTTTCTCAGTCGAAGTGCTTGAGCAACGTGCGGCCGTACTGGTTGTTGCCTTCGACCAGTTGCATCATCATGCGGACGAATTCGACGCGCTCCTGCGGGTCCAGTGGCGCCAGGAACCGGACCTGCGCTTCGCGCATGCTCTCGTACATTTCGTTCATTACGCGTCGCCCCTTGGCGCTGATGTTTGCAATCTTCTGCCGTCCGTCAGCAGGGCTGGGCTCGCGCTTGACGAGCCCACGCTCTTCCAGGCGCCGGAGAACGTCTGCCATGGTTGTACGGTCGACGCCGACTTCAGCGCACAGTGACGTCTGGTCGAGCCCGGGACGCTCGCTTAGCGTCGTAAGCAAGCCGTACTGAACCGGAGTGATCGCGAAATCCTTACAGCTTTCGAAGAACAGCGCGATGTGGATCTGGTTGAGGCGCCGGATCAGGAAGCCCGGGCGCTGCCATAAGTGGCCGGTCTCAATCGTCGGATTCGAGACGGTCGCTTTCTTCTCCGTAACTGTGCCCATATTCATCCTTTCCAGTAAGTCCTGTCAGCCGGGTCAAGTGTAACTCGCGCTTGCATGATGGCGGGCAAGAGCCTGCTTGGGGAGGCGGCAACTTCGTCGCATTCCTGTTCGTGCAACCCCTATGCGAACCCCTGTTGCATTTGGTTTTTTTTCAGGATAAAAACTTATTTGTCAGTGCGCTGATGATTTTACCGCCAAGTTGCCAGACCGACTTCACAGACAGATATTTCCCCAACCTAAAGAGTCAACTTAACCCAAGCGTCGCGCAAGGATATCGACCAGCGCGTTCTTCAGTTACCAAGGCGAAATCTATATCGTCAGTATGCTGATTAGTGTGCTTGCCAGTGCGAATCGGCAATTTTGCCAGACGTCAACTTTCACGTGTTTGGAGCCAACAATGAGTACTACACCAGCCAGATCAAATGAGGCGTCCCTGGGGCGCCAGTCGATGTCCTGGAGTGACATCAAGACGCTAGGTCTCGCCTCACTGGGCGGCGCGCTTGAATACTACGATTTCATCGTGGCCGTATTCTTCACCAAGTTGCTCGCCACGGTCTTCTTTCCGCCGCACACGCCGGAGTGGCTAGCCCAGCTCGAGGTGTTTTGTATCTTCGCCGCCGGCTACCTTGTTCGTCCGATCGGGGGCATCTTCTTCGCCCACTTCGGCGACCGGATCGGGCGCAAAAAGATGTTCGCGCTCAGCCTGTTCCTGATGGCGTTCCCTACGCTGCTGATTGGTCTGCTGCCTAGTTACGCGATGCTCGGCATGATCGCGCCGCTGCTGTTCCTTTTTTGCCGGATACTTCAGGGCCTTTCGGTTGGCGGTGAAGTGCCGGGGGCATGGATCTTTTGCTCCGAGCACGTCCGGCGCGACCGCGTGGGGCTTGCTTGCGGCCTCCTGATGTCAGGACTTTGCACCGGTATCCTGCTCGGTGCATTGAGCGCGAAGTACCTGATGGGCAGCCTCGATGCGGATAGCCTGAAGAGCTGGGGCTGGCGTGTGCCGTTTATCGCTGGCGGGATCTTTGGACTGATCTCTGTCTACCTGCGCCGCTATCTGCACGAAACGCCTGTTTTCGAGGCCCTTCGCGCCAAGCGCGCTTCCGACCCGCGTCTGCCGCTGTCGGTGGTGCTTAAGCATCATCGGGGTGCGATAGCAGTGTCTCTGCTCGCCACATGGGTGTTCTCGGGAATCTTCGTGCTGTATTTCCTCTACACGCCGACCTTCCTGCAATCGCAGTTTCACTATGAAGCGAAAGCGGTCTTCACCAACAACTCCTGGTCGATCTTCGGGCTGATCATTGGCAGTACGGCCGCCGGATGGGCTGCAGACAAGATTGGCGGTGGCCGCGCGTATGCGCTGGGCAGCCTTGCCATGCTGGCTGTGACAAGCGCTTTCTACTTCGCACTGAGTTCCGGAAGCAGCGCGGTGTGGCCGCTTTATATTGCGGGCGGATTTTTGATCGGCACCATTACGCTCGGACCGTACATTATCGTCAAGAGCTTCCCGCCTGAAGTCCGCTTCACCGGATTTGCGCTGTCGTACAACACCGCTTACGCGATCTTCGGAGGTACTGCGCCGGCAGTCGCTTCGTACTTGGTGGGTCGGCAGGGGATCGTCATGGCGCCCGCGTGGTACATCGCCGGGCTGTGCGTGCTTGGTGTGGTCATCGGACTTTCATGGCGAGCACCGGTGCACGCTGACGCAGGCCCATCGCACTGAGACCGCGCGGAACAAAGTCGACGTGAACCGGCCAGCAGCGTTGGCATATTGCTATAAGCATCCGTGGCGTACATGAACGGCCGCCTCACGCGGAGTGTTGCAAGCCGCTGCCTACCTGTTGCCGGTTGACCAGCTGCGCATAGACCGAGTTGTTCGCGAGCAGTTGCGCGTGGGGTCCCGCTTCAATCACCGAACCGTGATCCAGCACGATGATCAGGTCGGCCTCGCGTACGGTCGCCAGGCGGTGAGCGATAATCAGGGTCGTGCGGTTGGCCATGAGCGTTTTCAGCGCGGCGTGTACCTGTGCTTCGCTGATGGCGTCCAGATGTGACGTTGCTTCATCCAGGACCAATACGGGCGCATCCTTGAGAAAAGCGCGCGCGATGGCAACACGCTGACGCTGGCCTCCTGACAACTGCACACCACGTTCACCAACGCGCGTGGAGAGCCCTTGCGGCAGCGTTGCTATGAAGTCGGCGAGCGATGCCTGCTCCAGTGCCAGTCGCAATGCGTCCGCGCTGGCATCAGGCCGGGCGAGGCGAATGTTGGCCTCAAGCGTATCGTTGAACAGATACGTGTCCTGTGACACGAGGGCAACGTGTGAGCGTAGCGAGTCGAGCCGCAAGCGCCGTAAGTCCACGCCATCGAGTTGGACCGAACCTGTATCGGGGTCCCAGAAACGCAGCAGCAGGTTCGCAATCGTGCTCTTGCCGGCGCCTGATGCTCCCACAAGCGCTGCCGTAGAGCCGGCACGCACGCGGAAAGACACGCCATTCAACACAGGTTGGGCACGCTCGGCGTAGGCAAAGCGAGCGTCTTCAAAGCGGACTTCCGATCCTCCCGGCGATGGTTGCAAGTCGCGTTCTCCATCGAGCACTCGAACCGGCTCGTCATGCACGACCCTTAACCGCCGAGCCGACGCAATCGTATCCGCCAGTTGCCTGCCCACCTGCGCGATCTCAGCCACTGGCATGAAGGCGGCCACGGCTAGCAGAATCAGCATCGGCAGCCAGGCCGCCGAAAGCTGCCCGGCTGAGACCAGCCACGCGCCGACTATGGCGACTGTCAATCCGCCGAGGCCCGTAGCGACATCCAGCAGCGCAGTTTGTCGAGCCAGATCCGCCAGCAGTGCGAGCCGGGTCACGCTGTATTCGCGCGCCAGCGCCATGAACGCTTCTCGCCGACGTCCGGTCGCCTGGAACGCGAGCAGATCGGATAAACCCTGGATGGTCTCTGTCATATGCGCGCCGAGCAGGCCCAGCGATTCGCGTGCCTTGCTGCCCAGCACATCGATACGGCTGCGCCCGCGCACCGGCGAGAGCATCGCGTACGCCAGGAACGGCAGCAGCCCGAGCGCAAGTGGCCAGGCCGCCGTTGCGAGGACGGTTATCACCGCGGCCGGCACCAGTACCGCGACGACTGCGGGGGCGACCGTATGCGCGTAGAAATATTCGATGGTCTCAACGTCTTGCGTGGCGAGCGTTACAAGGTCGCCGGAGCGACGGCGCAACAAGTAGCCCGGCGCCAGACGATCAAGTTGCCTGAACAATCGGATTCGAAGATCCGCCAGCAGCCGGTACGCCATGTCGTGCGCGAGCCAGGATTCGAGCCAGTGCAAAACGGCAGCAAGCGGGGCAACGAGCAACAGATAGGCCGCAATGGCCTGATGCGGATCGCCGGCACGCAGCGCAGAGACCAGCCATGCACCTAACACACCAACGCCAATGAAGGCCGTCACTCGCCCGACGCCTAATAGAATGGTCAGCGCCAGACGTACCCGCCAGGGATGGATTGCCGTGACCAGCGACGCAAGGGTTGCCTTCCAATCCAGGATTCTCGCATCGGCATCAAGCTCGCGCGGACCTTGCACAGCATCTTCTTCCGTGTCGCCAGCGTGCCCGATTTTCCCGAGGGGCGCCGCGGGCACGCCTGCCTGAAGACTGGCTGCATCGGAGCGCAACGCGGAGACTCGGTGAGGCGTCGCTTGCGCCGCCATCAAGCGGTGATACAACCCGCTTCTTTTCATCAGTTCGTTATGCGTACCACTTTCCGCGACAAGGCCATCGTCCAGAACCAGGATGCGATCGGCGCCGATCACGCTTGACAGACGGTGCGCGAGAATCAGCGTGGTGCGGCCTTGCATCAGACGGTCCAGCGCCCGCTGAATCAGCGCCTCGTTTTCCGCATCGACGGCCGAGAGGGCTTCATCCAGGATCAGGATTGGGGCATCGCGCAGCAGTGCCCGGGCAATGGCAAGCCGTTGGCGCTGGCCACCAGACAACTGCACACCGCGTTCGCCGATAGAAGTCTGATACCCGTCAGGCAGGCTCGAGATAAAGTCGTGAGCGTAAGCTGCCCGCGCGGCGGCTTCCAGCTCATCAGCGGTGGCGTCCGGGCGCCCGAGCCGAAGGTTTTCCTCGACGGTGCCAGCGAATAACATGGTGTCCTGCGCGACCACCGCGATCTTCGCGCGCAGTGCGTCGGGGTCCAGCGTACGCACGTCCTGACCCGCAATGCGGATACTGCCGCTTTGTGGATCGTACTGGCGCAGAAGCAGACGAACAATCGAAGACTTGCCTGCGCCGCTCGGTCCCACAATGCCGATGCGCTCGCCTGCCGCCACCGAGAATGTCAGCCCGCGGTGCGCGAGTCCCCGGCCACCGGCATAGGCAAAGCGCACGTTGTCGAAATCCAGTGACGCCTGAGTGTCGCGCAACGGGTCCGTGCCGGCTTCCGGCATGGGCGGGTTCGCCTCGAGCAGCGAGCGAATGCCCGCGGTTGCGGCCTGCCCGAGCATGCCCTGGTGCAAGACGCTGCGCAGGTCGCGCAACGGCCGGAAAATCTCCGTACCCGCCATCAGGACGATCAGGAGCGTGGTCAGGCCCATCTGCCCGTGGGTCACGCGCCACGCGCCAAGAACGAGCGCGAGAGCTGCGCCCAACGCGGCTCCAAGATCGACGATGCCGCGTGTAAGGAGGCCCGCTGCGAGCACCCAGAAGGTGTTGTCGGAGACCGCGCGTGCCTGCGTGGCGAGGCGTTCGCCCCATACGCGGCTTTGCCCGAACGCCTTGAGCGTCGGCAGGCCCTGGACCGCGTCGAGAAACGTTTCACCGAATTCCTTGAATGCCTGGGCGCGCGCAAGGCTGGTGCGGCGTTCATGCATATGCACGGCGATCGGTCCGAACAACGCCACGAGTGCGGCCACCAGGAGCACGGCGGCCACGGGCAGGTCCCAGAATGCGATGAAGCCGAAGATGGCAAACGGCGCACAGAGGGCCACGGCCAGTTGCGGCAGATACTGCCCAAAGAAGGTCTGCAACTGCTCGACGCCGTCGATGACCGACAACATCACGCCGCCCGTACGTTGTTCGGCAAACCAGGCCGGCCCGAGCGCCACAATGCGGTCATACAGTTCGCCACGCAGCGTTTCCTGGGCTCGCGCTGCGGTGCGGCAGGCGATGCTCGTGCGCCATTGATCCAGCAACGCGCGCAGCACGATCGCAGCCGCCACGGCGACCGAGGGCGTTACCCACGATTGCCACGGACTGCCGCGCAAGACTAGAGCGAGCAACTGGCCCAGAAACACAAACCGGGCGATTCCGGCCACCAGGGCCAGCAGTCCGACGGCAATGCTGAGCACCATGTGCCCGCGTAGGCCTTTGGTCAGTTGCCAAAGGCGAAGATCGAAATACATCTGGGCGGCTCCTTAAGATATTGGGTCATCGTGGCATGGACTGGAGTCGCGCGCGAGCGATGCTTTCTCAACCAGGGTTGAGCTAAACTTTACCCATCATGCCAAGACTCTCTCCCCATATTCCGCCGTTATCTGCCCTGAAGGCGTTCGAAGCCGTGGCAAGGCTGGGCAGCCTGAGTCGCTCGGCGCAAGAGCTGAACGTTACCAAGAGCGCGATCAGTCATCAATTGCGCGCGCTGGAATCGGCACTGGGTACAACGTTACTTCACCGCGGCGGCACGACTTCACGCGCGTCCCCCACGCCTGCAGGGCAGGAGTTGTTGCTGGCTATTGAAGCGAGCCTGATTCCGTTGGGTGAAGCCTGTGAGCGCATAACCATGCGGCGGCGCAAGCGTCGCCGCACTTTAACGGTTTCCGCCAATGCGCCATTTTCATCGCTGTGGCTTGCGCCCCACGTGGTTGAATTCTCGACGCGCCATCCGGAGATTGCGGTGAACCTGAGGGTGTTTGACGACGAGCCCGACTGGCAGAATGACACGATCGATATCGCGATCCTGCGCGTGCCGTTGACAGACGTTTCAAACGACACTCAGAACCCTCACCCGAGCGACCGGGCGCTGGTCCGGGAGATTGTGTTCCCTGTGTGCAGCCCGTTGTTGATGGACCCACGGATCGCTACTCCACAGACACTGACCGAGCATCGGTTGCTGCAGGAGGAGCACACGTCGAGCCCTGAAATAGACTGGCAGACGTGGTTCGCGCTGCTTGGTGCGGGTCCGCTTCAGGAGCAGAACCTGGTCCGGCTGAGCAGCTTTAACCCGATCATCGGCGCCGCGATTGCGGGAAAGGGCGTCGCGCTAGGCCGCTCACCGCTGATCGATTTTGACCTCGCCCACGGCCGGCTGGTTCGCCTGTTTCCGGAGCATGAATTGCCGGGGTCGTGGCAGTTCGTCATTCGCCTGCATCCCGAGCGCTCATCTGATCCGACGCTGATCCAGTTTCAGACTTTCATGCTCGAGCGCTCGGCGATCTGATTTCTTCGAGTTTCCTGATAGAGCGCGTCCCGCTGAAAATCTGCGACTCTGCTTTGATCGATATCAGAAAATCTTCGTTGGTCGGATGTATCGGCTTGTTTAGACTTCATTTCATCTTGTCATAACAAGTTGAAATGACTGCTCCCACTGCCACGTTGCTGCCGCTGTCCGCAGCCCCGCTCTATGCCCGGTTAAAGGAAGTGCTGCGCGGCCGCATCCTTGACGGGACTTATGCGCCGCATGGGCAGATGCCATCCGAGCACGAGCTCTGCGCCATGTTCGAGGTCAGCCGCATCACCGTGCGCCAAGCGCTTGGTGATCTGCAGAAAGAGGGTTTGCTGTTCAAGATTCACGGCAAGGGGACGTTCGTTTCCAAGCCAAAAGCCTTTCAGAACGTGACGTCGCTACAAGGCTTTGCGGAGGCGATGTCATCGATGGGATATGAAATCGTCAACCAGTTGCGCACGTTCAAAGTAGTTAAGGCCGACCGCCACGTCGCGAGTAGTCTGAATATTGCAGAGGGCTCGGGCGTCGTTGAAATCCATCGAGTGCGACTGCTCAACCGGGCGCCTGTCTCGCTTGAAATCACCTACGTACCCGAGGCGCTCGAAAAGCGTCTGGCAAATGCCGACCTCGTGACCCGCGACATCTTTCTGATCCTTGAGAACGACTGCGGACTCTCGCTCGGTCACGCGGATGTATCGATCGACGCGATCCTCGCCGACGAAGAAATCGGCGCTGCGCTGCAGGTCGAGGAGGGCAGTCCGGTACTGAGGATCGAACGCCTCACCCACTGCGCTGACGGCACGCCTATTGACTATGAATACCTTTATTTTCGCGGCGATGCATTCCAGTACCGGATGCGTATCGACCGGGAAAAGAAACGCAGGAATGCGAGGAAAGCGCGATGAATACACATGTTCTGGAATACGACGTCGTGGTGGTGGGAGGCGGCACGGCCGGCCCCATGGCCGCAGTGAAAGCAAAGGAACGCGATCCCTCGCTCAGGGTGTTGCTGCTGGAGAAAGCAAGCGTCAAGCGCAGCGGCGCAATCTCGATGGGCATGGACGGGCTCAACAACGCGATTGTTCCCGGGCATGCCACGCCCGAGCAATACACGCGGGAGATCACCATAGCGAACGACGGCATTGTCGATCAGTCGGCGGTGTATGCCTATGCGCGGCATAGCTTCAAGACGATCGAGGAACTCGACCGCTGGGGCGTGAAGTTCGAGAAAGACAGCACTGGCGACTACGCTGTCAAGAAGGTGCATCACATGGGTTCCTATGTGCTGCCCATGCCGGAAGGGCACAGCATCAAGAAGGTACTTTATCGCCAGCTCAAGCGCTCTCGTGTCGCCATCACCAACCGGATTGTCGCCACGCGCCTTCTGACCGACGCAACCGCACGTGTCTGCGGCGTAATGGGTTTCGACTGCCGTACCGCCGACTTTTATATCGTGCGCGCCAAGGCCGTGATCCTGAGTTGTGGCGCAGCGGGCCGGTTGGGGTTGCCGGCATCGGGATACCTGATGGGCACGTACGAAAACCCGACCAATGCAGGTGACGGTTATGCCATGGCCTATCACGCCGGTGCCGCACTTTCCAACCTCGAGTGTTTCCAGATCAACCCGCTCATTAAGGACTACAACGGTCCGGCTTGCGCTTACGTGACCGGACCGCTTGGCGGCTTCACGGCGAACGGCAAGGGCGAGCGCTTTATTGAATGCGACTACTGGAGCGGTCAGATGATGTGGGAGTTCTACCAGGAACTGCAAAGCGGCAATGGGCCGGTGTTCCTGAAGCTCGATCATCTGGCGGCGGAAACGATCAAGACGATTGAAGACATCCTTCATACCAATGAGCGGCCGAGCCGCGGGCGTTTCCATGCAGGACGAGGCACCGATTACCGACAGCAAATGGTGGAGATGCACATCTCGGAGATCGGTTTTTGCAGCGGCCATAGCGCGTCGGGGGTGTATGTCAACGAGCGTGCAGAGACCACGGTGGCGGGTTTATATGCAGCCGGCGACATGGCTGCGGTGCCGCACAACTACATGCTCGGCGCGTTCACTTACGGCTGGTTCGCCGGATGGAACGCGGCCGGCGAAGTCGCGGGCCGCGAGTTTTCGCCGCTCGACGACGAACAGATCGCGGCTGAGCGTCAACGTATCTATGCGCCGCTTGAACGCGAATTCGGGCTTGCGCCGGCGCAGGTCGAATACAAGTTGCGGCGCATGGTGAACGACTATCTGCAACCGCCCAAGGTCACACGAAAGATGGAGATCGGGCTGCAGAGGTTCGAGGAGATCAGCGCTGATATCGACGAGATGAAAGCCCACCACCCGCACGAACTGATGCGCGCCGCCGAGGTGCGGGCGATCAGGGACTGCGCGGAAATGGCCGCACGTGCGTCGCTATTCAGGACCGAGAGCCGTTGGGGTCTTTATCACCACCGGGTGGATTATCCGCAGCGTAATGACAGCGAGTGGTTCTGCCATACGCACCTTTTCAAGGATCAGTTCGGCAAGATGACGAGCGCGAAACACGCGGTCGAGCCGTACGTGCTTGCGCTCGATAACGACGAAAGCGGTGCCTATCAAAAGTTGCGCATTGGCGCGCGTGTGTCCGCGCCTGCAGCCGTGCCGGAATCTGCCTGACCGGAGCCTCCATGTCCTATACGCCTCATGAAATTTTCCAGCGCAGCACGGCGCCCGTCACCGTCGATGAAGACAAATGCATCGCTGACAAGGGCTGCACTGTTTGCGTGGATGTCTGTCCTCTCGACCTGCTGGCGATTGACCTCTCCAAAGGCAAAGCCTTCATGAAGTTCGACGAATGCTGGTACTGCATGCCGTGCGAACAGGATTGTCCGACCGGTGCGGTCAAGGTCGATATTCCGTCTTTGCTGCGCTGACTTGATCACGTGGCGTCCAGGTTCGCGGCGTACCCACTATCTACTCGGGGTTGAGTAATGATGAGCATTCGGAAACTGATTCGAGCTTCCGCGGCATTGGCCTTCGTCATGGCGTCATTGAGCGCGGCGCAGATTTCACCATAAAACCGGGCGAATTCGTCTGCGTGCTCGGACCGTCCGGTTGCGGAAAATCGACCTTGCTCGGTTCTATCGCGGGACATGTGGCGTCCACCCGCGGGGAGATCGCGGTCGATGGCGAACGGGTCGGAGGCCCGCATCGAAACCGGGGGTCTTGTGTTCCAGCAGCACACGCTGTTCCCGTGGAAGCGGGTGATTGACAACGTTGCGTTCGGACTGAAGATGAACGGGCTCGGCATGGAGGAACGGCATCGCGAGGCGCGTGCGCTGCTCGAACTTGTCGGCTTGCAGGGATTCGAAGCGCGTTATCCGGTGCAACTGTCGGGCGGCGTGCAGCAGCGGGTGGAAATTGCACGCGCGCTGATCAACCGGCCGCGCATCCTCCCTTGACGCGCAGACGCGCCGGATGATGCAGAGTCTTCTGCTCGATGTGTGGACGCGCATGCGCACGACTGTGATGTTCGTGACTCACGATATAGACGGGGCGCTGTTTCTGGCCGATCGCATTCTCGTGCTGTCGCGACGCTCTGCGCGAATTGTCCCCGATATCGTGGTGCCGCTCGCCCGTCCACGCGATGACGAAAGCACGGTTGAGGCAGAGTTCGTCAACATCAAGCGGCGCTGCCTTGCGCTGCTGCGTGGGACGGCGTGATAGCACGTTATACGTCATCCTGACTATTCATTGCGTTATTCGCTCATTAGACATCCACCCACTCATGACTGCTTTCTCTCCGCTGACTTTCGACCCGGATGCGCTCGATCCCGAAGCAGCGGTCGTGCTGCCGCGCCTGTCCTATGCCGACCCCGTGGTTCGCCGCATCGCGCTCCTTGAACTCGCGGATCTGGAGGACGAGAACCTGCTGCCGCCGATTGTTCATGCGCTTCTCCATGACGATTCGGCTGAGGTGCGCCGGGAGGCCGCACGCGTGCTGGCGGCCTGGGAAGGGGCGGAGGTTGTTGACGCGCTGTGCCGTACACTTCTCGACCCCGATGAAGCGGTGCGTCTTGCTGCGGCTCAAAGCCTCTCGGAACTCAAGGAAGTGACGTCCGGCCACGTGCTGCTGAAATGGGTCGCCCATCCAGAACCTTTCGTGCAGGCGGCGATACTGCGTGCGCTGCGGGAATTGCGCCTGTCCGATGCCCTGGAGCCCGCTATGCGAGCACTTTCACATCCGCTTGCGTGGGTGCGTCTTGAGGCCGTCGGCGTCGCGGGCTGGCTGAAGGACGAGCGCGCGCTTGCGCAACTCGCGCAAGTGGCCGCAGGAGATTCCGATCCCGACGTTCGGCGGGCTGCAGTGGGTTCTTTGGGACTGGGCTCGGAGCCGGCGGAAGCTATCGTCTATGCGCTGCTCAGTGGCTTGCGTGACGACGCCTGGCAAGTGCGTGAGGAAGCCGCCGCGACGCTCGGCAAGCTGCGCGCTGCTCAGGCCCGCGACGCGTTGATCATGTCGCTCGACGATCCATACTGGCAGGTCAGGCTGAAGTCCGCGCGAGCGCTTGGCCGGTTGCGTGACCCGGCCGCGGGTGCGGCGCTTAGCCGATTGCTGTCGCATTCCATCAGCAATTTGCGCAGGGAAGCGGCGCTTGCTCTAGGCGAGCTTGGCGACCGCGGTTTGCTGCCAGCGCTGCGAGCAGCGCTTGGCGATCCCGATCCGGAAGTACGCAAGGCTATTCGCATCGCCTTGCTGCAGATCGAAGGACTTCTGGTATGAACATGCCCGAGCGCATCGACGTCGATTCGCGCGGCCATACGCTCACGCTGCACTGGCGGGGCGCGCAAATGCAGTGTGTCAGTCACGCTGCCTTGCGCCGCGCATGCCCATGCGCGGCGTGCCGCCGTATCCGCCTCGCCGCGAGTTTCGTGCAGGTACCCGGAGACGTCACAGTCGTGGACATTCATTCGATGGCGTACGGCGTGCAGCTCATTTTCAGCGACGGTCACGCGCAGGGGATTTTCCCCTGGCCGTTTCTTGAGGCGCTCGGAGCCGCTGCGGCATGACACGCGCCCTTGGACACTCACCGAGGTGATGAACTCAAGATTCTGACTGCGAGCATGAAGAAGACCAGAATTCCGACGGCGACCTGCTGCCAATAAGTTCCAACCCATCTTTCTCGCCTCGCTGGAAGCCACCTACCGGGTACGGCGGCTTCACGCTGACGGCCGCCGCGACACCACGCGGCCCCGCCTCGCCATGCGGCTCAGGCTGAACAGATGAATATCAAAGCGACCTCTCGATCTCGTCAACGGACGCGTCTCAACCCTGGTATGAGGTCACATTCAAGGGGGTGTTATGATTTTGTATGTCAAACTGCCCAAAATATTAGGCGTTATGCAGTTTTTCGCCTATTTAAGTAGGCAATAGTGATCGGATCGTCGAGGTGATCCAGCACTGGCGCGACAGTTTCTTCGCTTGGCGGGTGTCGGCCGAAGACATCGGCTACATTGCCTCCGCCGTGCTGCCTGATTGCTTCTTCTTCGAAGCCCGCCCGATGCATAAGGCGCAAACTCGCTGCTTGGGCGATTCGGCTCACTCGGCCCGCGCCGTAAAAGATGGGTCCGTCCCACACCGGGGAAACCATTCGAACGGCGTACCGCTGCGGGCATTAGAATGGGCTGGATCATTCTCCTTCGGATTTCTCCGCGAGAGACCCTGTGGCAAATTGATTAAGAACTGGGAGAGACGTGGATATTTTTTATCATTGGAAGGACTTCGCGCTCGATGTGAAGGAGGGCCGCATCGGAACGCTCGGGTCTGATGGAGTCGTGCTTGAACAACTGAAGGAACGCCTTCCGCGCAAGGTGTGGACATTTGCGACGCCGAAGGGGAAGAAGGGGCGGCTACAACTTATTGGCTCGTTTTTAATCACTGAGTCGAAGCCTGCCTCGTTCGTACCCAAATGGAAACACAACCTGTTCTACGACGTGGCGTCGCCTCGATCTGTTCTCTATACCGACTCGGACAGCCCGGAAAAAATTGACGAGGTGAGCGACTACTTCAATCGGCAATTTAACGCTACGGGTAAATTTACTGTGCACGGGGAGAAGGGCATCCGGGAAATGGAAGCGGATGTTGTACGTGGTTTCGAAAAACTGGTGCAAGGCTATCCGACGCTGCAGTTAATGGATGGGTTGACCAAGATCACCTGACTCCCGGAGCAGCGGCGTACATCGGGCCGGTCCCGATGACGACGCTGCGAATAGAAGGTTCTCGTAGTCACGTCTGCAATGACTTCTTCAGCGCCCAAGCAGACGTGAGTGCGTCGCAACCGCGTGACGACTCCGTCACCCCCTGTGGCACTGACAGTTGACATGCAGTCAAGAACGACGCCATAGCCGTCCCTGTGTTGATTATTCCGTCTGACGCTTAGCACAACACGAATTGATGGTTCGTCACGGCCCGGTGCGCTGCTACATTTCCGGCTGTGATGCACCGCTTGTGTGCTCGCTCTATCTACAACTGCGCAGAC includes these proteins:
- a CDS encoding MarR family winged helix-turn-helix transcriptional regulator — protein: MGTVTEKKATVSNPTIETGHLWQRPGFLIRRLNQIHIALFFESCKDFAITPVQYGLLTTLSERPGLDQTSLCAEVGVDRTTMADVLRRLEERGLVKREPSPADGRQKIANISAKGRRVMNEMYESMREAQVRFLAPLDPQERVEFVRMMMQLVEGNNQYGRTLLKHFD
- a CDS encoding MFS transporter — translated: MSTTPARSNEASLGRQSMSWSDIKTLGLASLGGALEYYDFIVAVFFTKLLATVFFPPHTPEWLAQLEVFCIFAAGYLVRPIGGIFFAHFGDRIGRKKMFALSLFLMAFPTLLIGLLPSYAMLGMIAPLLFLFCRILQGLSVGGEVPGAWIFCSEHVRRDRVGLACGLLMSGLCTGILLGALSAKYLMGSLDADSLKSWGWRVPFIAGGIFGLISVYLRRYLHETPVFEALRAKRASDPRLPLSVVLKHHRGAIAVSLLATWVFSGIFVLYFLYTPTFLQSQFHYEAKAVFTNNSWSIFGLIIGSTAAGWAADKIGGGRAYALGSLAMLAVTSAFYFALSSGSSAVWPLYIAGGFLIGTITLGPYIIVKSFPPEVRFTGFALSYNTAYAIFGGTAPAVASYLVGRQGIVMAPAWYIAGLCVLGVVIGLSWRAPVHADAGPSH
- a CDS encoding ABC transporter ATP-binding protein; its protein translation is MYFDLRLWQLTKGLRGHMVLSIAVGLLALVAGIARFVFLGQLLALVLRGSPWQSWVTPSVAVAAAIVLRALLDQWRTSIACRTAARAQETLRGELYDRIVALGPAWFAEQRTGGVMLSVIDGVEQLQTFFGQYLPQLAVALCAPFAIFGFIAFWDLPVAAVLLVAALVALFGPIAVHMHERRTSLARAQAFKEFGETFLDAVQGLPTLKAFGQSRVWGERLATQARAVSDNTFWVLAAGLLTRGIVDLGAALGAALALVLGAWRVTHGQMGLTTLLIVLMAGTEIFRPLRDLRSVLHQGMLGQAATAGIRSLLEANPPMPEAGTDPLRDTQASLDFDNVRFAYAGGRGLAHRGLTFSVAAGERIGIVGPSGAGKSSIVRLLLRQYDPQSGSIRIAGQDVRTLDPDALRAKIAVVAQDTMLFAGTVEENLRLGRPDATADELEAAARAAYAHDFISSLPDGYQTSIGERGVQLSGGQRQRLAIARALLRDAPILILDEALSAVDAENEALIQRALDRLMQGRTTLILAHRLSSVIGADRILVLDDGLVAESGTHNELMKRSGLYHRLMAAQATPHRVSALRSDAASLQAGVPAAPLGKIGHAGDTEEDAVQGPRELDADARILDWKATLASLVTAIHPWRVRLALTILLGVGRVTAFIGVGVLGAWLVSALRAGDPHQAIAAYLLLVAPLAAVLHWLESWLAHDMAYRLLADLRIRLFRQLDRLAPGYLLRRRSGDLVTLATQDVETIEYFYAHTVAPAVVAVLVPAAVITVLATAAWPLALGLLPFLAYAMLSPVRGRSRIDVLGSKARESLGLLGAHMTETIQGLSDLLAFQATGRRREAFMALAREYSVTRLALLADLARQTALLDVATGLGGLTVAIVGAWLVSAGQLSAAWLPMLILLAVAAFMPVAEIAQVGRQLADTIASARRLRVVHDEPVRVLDGERDLQPSPGGSEVRFEDARFAYAERAQPVLNGVSFRVRAGSTAALVGASGAGKSTIANLLLRFWDPDTGSVQLDGVDLRRLRLDSLRSHVALVSQDTYLFNDTLEANIRLARPDASADALRLALEQASLADFIATLPQGLSTRVGERGVQLSGGQRQRVAIARAFLKDAPVLVLDEATSHLDAISEAQVHAALKTLMANRTTLIIAHRLATVREADLIIVLDHGSVIEAGPHAQLLANNSVYAQLVNRQQVGSGLQHSA